One window of the Pseudomonas sihuiensis genome contains the following:
- a CDS encoding solute carrier family 23 protein, with the protein MQIFKRRDGDEQPYWPFGPFKVRLPFVHYRWETAEMLQALIMFVVSLAMIPLLEKYLGLPYDVALAYVVVCGIGFMLPALLGVPLVPGWITPGIPVVLLFLGNYEPGPAAIQALFALQFLVFVIFLFLGVTRLGSVLVRLIPNSMKGGIIIGAGIAALMGEISAGGRLANTPISLVLGSLICLYLMFSVSFKGLTERVPLARKIVNYGMVPGMLIAIFIGIAVGEYKMPDVKWGITAPAFGEMWNYLPFNVGFPGLDVFLLAVPTAVIAYVIAFGDIIVGQSLMQRADELRTDEVIENNVDRIHLVTAIRNALHAFFAPYPGLAGPLWTAVAATMAERYKYGRKAMDSIYSGAGTFWITGFAALFMLPLVSFFQPVLPIALSLTLILTGYICLMVGFEQLNNNTERGIAGTMGVVLAVYGAGWGLAAGAALYILVERTHLLKFTSIKDKPQSPAEAD; encoded by the coding sequence ATGCAAATTTTCAAGCGCCGTGACGGCGACGAACAACCTTACTGGCCCTTCGGCCCGTTCAAGGTACGTCTACCCTTCGTGCATTACCGCTGGGAAACCGCCGAGATGCTGCAGGCGCTGATCATGTTCGTGGTCAGCCTGGCGATGATCCCGCTGCTGGAGAAATACCTCGGCCTGCCCTATGACGTGGCCCTGGCCTATGTAGTGGTGTGCGGCATCGGCTTCATGCTGCCGGCGCTGCTCGGTGTGCCGCTGGTGCCGGGTTGGATCACCCCCGGCATTCCCGTGGTGCTGCTGTTTCTCGGCAACTACGAGCCGGGCCCTGCGGCCATTCAGGCGCTGTTCGCCCTGCAGTTTCTGGTGTTCGTGATCTTCCTCTTCCTCGGCGTCACCCGCCTGGGCAGTGTCCTGGTGCGGCTGATCCCCAACTCGATGAAGGGCGGCATCATCATCGGTGCCGGCATTGCCGCGCTGATGGGCGAAATCAGCGCGGGCGGCCGTCTGGCCAACACGCCGATCTCCCTGGTGCTGGGCAGTCTGATCTGCCTGTACCTGATGTTCTCGGTGTCGTTCAAGGGCCTGACCGAGCGCGTGCCGCTGGCGCGCAAGATCGTCAACTACGGCATGGTGCCGGGCATGCTGATCGCCATTTTCATCGGCATCGCCGTGGGCGAGTACAAGATGCCGGACGTGAAATGGGGCATCACCGCGCCGGCCTTCGGCGAGATGTGGAACTACCTGCCGTTCAACGTCGGCTTCCCCGGCCTCGACGTGTTCCTGCTGGCCGTGCCCACGGCGGTGATCGCCTACGTGATCGCCTTCGGCGACATCATCGTCGGCCAGTCGCTGATGCAGCGCGCCGATGAACTGCGCACCGACGAGGTGATCGAAAACAACGTAGACCGCATCCATCTGGTGACCGCCATCCGCAACGCCCTGCACGCCTTCTTCGCGCCCTACCCGGGCCTGGCCGGCCCGCTGTGGACAGCGGTGGCGGCGACCATGGCCGAGCGCTACAAGTACGGGCGCAAGGCGATGGACTCGATCTACAGCGGCGCCGGCACCTTCTGGATCACCGGCTTCGCCGCGCTGTTCATGCTGCCGCTGGTCAGTTTCTTCCAGCCGGTGCTGCCGATCGCCCTGTCGCTGACGCTGATCCTCACCGGCTATATCTGCCTGATGGTCGGCTTCGAGCAACTGAACAACAACACCGAGCGCGGCATCGCCGGCACCATGGGTGTGGTGCTCGCTGTCTACGGCGCGGGCTGGGGCCTGGCCGCGGGCGCGGCGCTGTACATTCTGGTCGAACGCACCCATCTGCTTAAATTCACCAGCATCAAGGATAAGCCGCAAAGTCCGGCGGAAGCCGACTGA
- a CDS encoding MaoC family dehydratase, with the protein MPFVPVAELKDYVGKELGKSEWLTIDQQRINQFAECTGDHQFIHVDPEKAKLTPFGTTIAHGFLSLSLVPMLMEKIMIMPQGLKMAVNYGLDSVRFIQPVKVDSKVRLVVTLTDASEKNPGQWLLKARAVLEIEGQEKPAYIAEPLTLCFV; encoded by the coding sequence ATGCCGTTCGTACCCGTAGCAGAGCTCAAGGACTATGTTGGCAAGGAACTTGGCAAGTCCGAGTGGCTGACCATCGACCAGCAGCGCATCAATCAGTTCGCCGAGTGCACCGGCGACCATCAGTTCATCCATGTCGACCCGGAAAAGGCCAAGCTGACCCCCTTCGGCACCACCATCGCCCACGGTTTCCTGTCGTTATCGCTGGTGCCGATGCTGATGGAAAAGATCATGATCATGCCGCAGGGCCTGAAGATGGCGGTGAACTACGGTCTCGACAGCGTGCGTTTCATCCAGCCGGTCAAGGTCGACTCCAAGGTGCGCCTGGTGGTCACCCTGACCGACGCCAGCGAGAAGAATCCCGGCCAGTGGCTGCTCAAGGCCCGCGCCGTACTGGAGATCGAAGGCCAGGAGAAGCCGGCCTATATTGCCGAACCCTTGACCCTCTGTTTCGTCTGA
- a CDS encoding C13 family peptidase has translation MNPLAMRLLPLCLSLLLAGCDEARPLLPANATLPDGGQYRGKIVEGLLQGPGRLDYRNGSWFVGQFKDGMLEGSGEWQGPGGEHYLGDFHEGMFHGQGTLTYSDGSRYQGGFERNRFSGVGLLEQGGQRYQGEFLNDRFHGLGKLEMADGSSFQGQFVNGQPEGQGVRSDAYGNQYSGVFAQGLLSGQGSYQNADGDNYSGGFKNDEFHGKGRYQSAGGETWAGEFVEGVMQGPGEYTDGAGIRYLGEFADWQYEGEGLLTLPDGSAYRGHFSGGDYSGVGTLTLADGSRQSGTWQRGRLVRDAQGQVLPDSLELGLLQQGHLLDEAIAAIPASTPARELYALTLAGDGKQSVFMREADYVSRLMRERFGAHGSISLINHRDHLADRPLATRENLTRVVQALAERSGEEDLIFIYLTSHGSRRHELNLDQPRLQLADLPASELAALLAPLKQRNKVVVISACYSGGFIPPLKDEKTLVMTAARADRVSFGCSEENDFTYFGRALFAEALGETDNLERAFELTKERVAEREQSDGFEPSEPQIWAPRGVLQHWRELRQSQAERALGAVASGPAKD, from the coding sequence ATGAATCCCCTTGCCATGCGCTTGCTGCCTCTTTGCCTGTCTCTGCTGCTTGCCGGTTGCGACGAAGCACGCCCGCTGCTGCCGGCCAATGCCACCCTGCCAGATGGTGGCCAGTATCGCGGCAAGATAGTCGAGGGTCTGTTGCAGGGGCCGGGGCGCCTGGACTACCGCAATGGCAGCTGGTTCGTTGGTCAGTTCAAGGACGGCATGCTCGAAGGCAGCGGCGAATGGCAAGGCCCGGGGGGTGAGCACTATCTGGGCGACTTCCACGAAGGCATGTTCCATGGCCAGGGTACCCTGACCTACAGCGATGGCAGTCGCTACCAGGGCGGTTTCGAACGCAATCGCTTCAGCGGCGTCGGCCTGCTCGAACAGGGCGGCCAGCGCTACCAGGGTGAATTTCTCAACGACCGCTTCCATGGCCTGGGCAAACTGGAGATGGCCGACGGCAGCAGCTTCCAGGGCCAGTTCGTTAACGGTCAACCAGAGGGCCAGGGCGTGCGCAGCGACGCCTACGGCAACCAGTACAGCGGCGTGTTCGCCCAAGGGCTGCTCAGCGGCCAGGGCAGTTACCAGAACGCCGATGGCGACAACTACAGCGGCGGTTTCAAGAACGACGAGTTTCATGGCAAAGGTCGCTACCAGAGCGCTGGCGGCGAGACCTGGGCCGGCGAATTCGTAGAAGGCGTGATGCAGGGCCCCGGTGAATATACCGACGGCGCCGGCATCCGCTACCTCGGCGAATTCGCCGACTGGCAGTACGAAGGCGAAGGCCTGCTCACCCTGCCCGATGGCAGCGCCTACCGCGGCCATTTCTCAGGCGGTGATTACAGTGGCGTGGGCACCCTGACCCTGGCCGATGGCAGCCGTCAGTCCGGCACCTGGCAACGCGGCCGCCTGGTACGTGACGCACAGGGTCAGGTGCTGCCCGACAGCCTCGAGCTGGGTCTGCTGCAACAAGGGCACCTGCTCGATGAAGCCATCGCCGCGATTCCAGCCTCAACCCCGGCGCGCGAGCTGTATGCACTGACCCTGGCCGGCGACGGCAAGCAAAGCGTATTCATGCGCGAAGCCGACTACGTCAGCCGGCTGATGCGCGAGCGCTTCGGCGCCCATGGCAGCATCAGCCTGATCAACCACCGCGACCATCTTGCCGACCGCCCACTGGCCACCCGCGAGAATCTCACCCGCGTGGTGCAGGCGCTGGCCGAACGCAGTGGCGAAGAAGACCTGATCTTCATCTATCTGACCAGCCACGGCTCGCGCCGTCACGAGCTCAATCTCGACCAGCCGCGCCTGCAACTGGCCGACCTGCCCGCCAGCGAGCTGGCTGCCCTGCTCGCTCCACTCAAGCAGCGCAACAAGGTGGTGGTGATCTCCGCCTGCTATTCCGGCGGATTCATCCCGCCGCTGAAAGACGAAAAGACCCTGGTGATGACCGCCGCACGTGCCGACCGGGTGTCCTTCGGTTGCAGTGAAGAGAACGACTTCACCTACTTCGGTCGCGCCCTGTTCGCCGAGGCGCTGGGCGAAACCGACAACCTCGAGCGGGCCTTCGAGCTGACCAAGGAACGCGTCGCCGAGCGTGAGCAGAGCGACGGCTTCGAACCTTCCGAACCGCAGATCTGGGCGCCCCGCGGCGTACTCCAGCACTGGCGCGAACTACGCCAAAGCCAGGCCGAGCGCGCGCTCGGTGCCGTGGCCAGCGGTCCGGCAAAGGACTAA
- a CDS encoding response regulator transcription factor, with product MQQLVYVVDDDQGMLDSTLWLLESVGLKGVPFTSGRAFLEACDPAANACVLLDVRMPGMGGLNVQEEMRARGIDLPIIFVSGHADVPIVVRAFKAGAVDFIEKPYNEQLLLDSVQQALERRKPVTRRDPRLAEVQARLDQLTPRERDVLLPLVRGYTNREVAEQLDISVKTVDLYRSRVMKRMQAETLAELVGMAIAAGLVDPLALRSGAVSC from the coding sequence ATGCAACAACTGGTTTACGTGGTCGATGACGACCAGGGCATGCTCGACTCGACCCTCTGGCTGCTGGAGTCGGTAGGCCTAAAGGGCGTGCCGTTCACCAGCGGCCGCGCCTTTCTCGAGGCCTGCGACCCGGCGGCCAATGCCTGCGTGCTGCTCGATGTGCGTATGCCGGGCATGGGCGGGCTCAATGTGCAGGAGGAGATGCGCGCGCGCGGTATCGACTTGCCGATCATTTTCGTCAGCGGTCACGCCGACGTGCCCATCGTCGTGCGCGCGTTCAAGGCCGGCGCGGTGGATTTCATCGAGAAGCCCTACAACGAGCAACTGCTGCTCGACAGCGTGCAGCAGGCGCTGGAGCGCCGTAAGCCTGTAACCCGGCGTGATCCGCGTCTGGCCGAGGTACAGGCACGGCTTGATCAACTCACCCCGCGTGAGCGTGACGTGCTGTTGCCATTGGTGCGCGGCTACACCAACCGTGAAGTCGCCGAGCAGCTGGATATCAGCGTGAAAACCGTCGACCTCTATCGCTCACGGGTGATGAAGCGCATGCAGGCCGAGACGCTGGCCGAGCTGGTGGGTATGGCCATCGCCGCCGGTCTGGTCGATCCGCTGGCGCTGCGTTCCGGCGCGGTAAGCTGCTAA
- a CDS encoding class I SAM-dependent methyltransferase: MGLYDRHILPHLIDFACGMGAVMKARSQLVPQARGRVLEIGIGSGLNLSFYDPQRVEVVVGVDPSAEMQALARDRAARCQVPVEMIALELGQIQAADASFDDIVCTFTLCTIPDAIAALREMRRVLKPGGRLLFCEHGLAPDLPVVRWQKRLTPLWKPLAGGCHLDRDIPALIEAGGFHIRQLETGYLKGPRPMTHVYRGWAD, encoded by the coding sequence ATGGGCCTCTATGACCGCCATATCCTGCCGCACCTGATCGATTTCGCCTGCGGCATGGGCGCGGTGATGAAGGCGCGCTCGCAACTCGTGCCACAGGCGCGCGGTCGCGTGCTGGAAATCGGCATCGGCAGCGGACTCAACCTGAGTTTCTACGACCCACAGCGGGTCGAGGTGGTGGTTGGCGTCGACCCGTCCGCGGAAATGCAGGCTCTGGCCCGCGACCGCGCCGCACGCTGCCAGGTGCCGGTGGAAATGATCGCCCTGGAGCTGGGGCAGATTCAGGCGGCGGATGCCAGCTTCGATGACATCGTCTGCACCTTCACCCTGTGCACCATCCCTGATGCCATCGCCGCCCTGCGCGAAATGCGCCGCGTACTCAAGCCTGGCGGGCGTCTGCTGTTCTGCGAACACGGTCTGGCGCCGGATCTGCCGGTGGTGCGCTGGCAAAAGCGCCTGACGCCGCTGTGGAAACCGCTGGCCGGCGGCTGCCATCTGGATCGCGACATACCCGCACTGATCGAGGCCGGCGGTTTTCATATCCGCCAACTGGAAACCGGCTACCTCAAAGGGCCACGGCCGATGACCCACGTCTATCGAGGTTGGGCCGACTGA
- a CDS encoding DUF5629 family protein, whose translation MKPTSLIEALQDADMLEIDSLYAWQFDLDTELLAQISAGSAGSDSAAKPLLQVHCIDGRERRLWKFSLASVQAARYSEADDSWLIEGSEVSHTLKCFAAYRGDNDDGDDEQDEA comes from the coding sequence ATGAAACCGACAAGCCTGATCGAGGCCCTGCAAGACGCCGACATGCTGGAGATCGACAGCCTGTATGCCTGGCAGTTCGACCTCGACACCGAACTGCTGGCACAGATCAGCGCCGGCTCGGCGGGCAGCGACAGCGCCGCCAAACCGCTGCTGCAGGTGCACTGCATCGATGGTCGCGAGCGCCGCCTGTGGAAGTTCTCCCTGGCTTCGGTACAGGCTGCGCGCTATAGCGAAGCGGACGACAGTTGGTTGATCGAAGGCAGCGAAGTCAGTCATACCCTCAAATGCTTTGCCGCCTATCGCGGCGACAACGATGACGGCGACGACGAGCAAGACGAAGCCTGA
- a CDS encoding CidA/LrgA family protein: MLLRGLSWLVLCQLLGTVLNVLLLPMLPGPIIGMLLLFVFLMLRGEVGEPLSVASSSLLKYLPLILVPPAVGVMAYASDIAADFWAVVGALVLSLLVSLAFAGWLMQKLIERQQRREDV; this comes from the coding sequence ATGCTGCTTCGCGGCCTTTCCTGGCTGGTGCTGTGCCAGTTGCTGGGTACCGTTCTCAACGTCCTGCTGTTACCGATGTTGCCAGGGCCGATCATCGGCATGCTGCTGTTGTTCGTTTTTCTCATGCTGCGCGGCGAGGTGGGCGAGCCGCTGAGCGTTGCGTCCAGCAGCCTGCTCAAATACCTGCCGCTGATTCTGGTGCCGCCCGCCGTGGGCGTGATGGCCTATGCCAGCGATATCGCCGCCGATTTCTGGGCCGTGGTCGGCGCGCTGGTGCTGTCGCTGCTGGTATCGCTGGCCTTCGCCGGCTGGCTGATGCAGAAACTGATCGAGCGCCAGCAGCGCCGGGAGGATGTATGA
- a CDS encoding sensor histidine kinase has product MNLSSDQAAVPLQAWLRIQREAPSLHARAAALRRAVLGCPQVRQAWYLTWQPASRTYAQDDGGPRLPPGQGDPLAASDQTLFEALTTQPCLSLEAVRQLPCWLAGRLRRAAIHHGQALALSLEEGGAGLLLLQVDEDAGLEWLPWLRELLAQLIALAGGMARSAPLLSADPQPALLLDARARPLEFNQALQELLGERPLAQVGELLPVNHLPLVRACLQQSRAIEAVEAQDGERILIWSFIPDVAEQRVLARCREATQEIREQREAARARRLYRLITENTTDLISRHTPDGVFLDATPASWTLLGYWPEELRGLAVDGLLHPQDQLQQAKQAREALEQDGYHTMSYRIRHRDGHYLWFETASRAIRETYTGAVVEVVSVSRDITARIQAEENKRRLEDELAHTTRLITLGELASGIAHEINQPLAAVVNYASASQRYLQGVGGDQAAVDKVAQGLARITEHANHASAVIKRLRAFLRKGQRRMQALNLAEVAREAVRLCNWEAGAAQVAVSDALPDNLPPVFADRVLLEQVLLNLLRNAIEANRDQHPGSASQIRLEAGERDGSLMIRVIDQGAGVSEEQLGKLFTPFYTSKADGLGLGLSMSRSIVEGFGGSLEALPAEGGGLCLECRLPLGRED; this is encoded by the coding sequence ATGAATCTGTCGAGCGATCAGGCGGCCGTGCCGCTGCAGGCCTGGCTGCGCATCCAGCGCGAAGCGCCGTCCCTCCACGCGCGAGCGGCGGCCCTGCGCCGCGCCGTACTCGGCTGCCCACAGGTGCGCCAGGCCTGGTACCTGACCTGGCAGCCGGCCAGCCGCACCTATGCCCAGGACGACGGTGGCCCGCGCCTGCCGCCGGGCCAGGGCGATCCGCTGGCCGCCAGCGATCAGACTCTGTTCGAGGCGCTGACGACGCAGCCCTGCCTTAGCCTGGAAGCAGTGCGTCAGCTGCCCTGCTGGCTGGCCGGGCGACTGCGCCGCGCTGCGATTCATCATGGTCAGGCCCTGGCGCTGAGCCTGGAGGAGGGTGGTGCCGGCCTGTTGTTGCTGCAGGTGGACGAAGATGCCGGCCTGGAGTGGTTGCCCTGGCTGCGCGAGCTGCTGGCGCAACTGATCGCGCTGGCCGGTGGCATGGCGCGTAGCGCGCCGCTGCTGTCGGCCGATCCGCAGCCGGCGTTGCTGCTCGATGCGCGTGCACGGCCGCTGGAGTTCAACCAGGCTTTGCAAGAACTGCTCGGCGAGCGCCCGCTGGCCCAGGTCGGTGAACTGCTGCCGGTCAATCATCTGCCGCTGGTGCGCGCCTGCTTGCAGCAGTCGCGCGCCATCGAGGCGGTGGAGGCGCAGGACGGCGAGCGCATCCTGATCTGGAGCTTCATTCCCGATGTGGCAGAGCAGCGGGTGCTGGCGCGCTGCCGCGAGGCGACCCAGGAAATCCGCGAGCAGCGCGAGGCCGCTCGGGCACGGCGGCTGTACCGGCTGATCACCGAGAACACCACCGATCTGATCTCCCGCCACACCCCGGACGGCGTGTTCCTCGACGCCACGCCTGCAAGCTGGACGTTGCTAGGCTATTGGCCGGAAGAACTGCGCGGCTTGGCGGTCGACGGCCTGCTGCATCCGCAGGACCAGTTGCAGCAGGCCAAGCAGGCGCGCGAGGCGCTGGAGCAGGACGGCTACCACACCATGAGCTATCGCATTCGTCATCGCGACGGCCATTACCTGTGGTTCGAGACCGCCAGCCGCGCCATTCGCGAGACCTACACCGGCGCGGTGGTCGAGGTGGTCAGCGTCTCGCGCGACATCACCGCGCGCATCCAGGCCGAGGAGAACAAGCGCCGCCTGGAGGACGAGCTGGCGCACACCACGCGGCTGATCACCCTGGGCGAGCTGGCCTCGGGCATCGCCCACGAGATCAACCAGCCGCTGGCGGCGGTGGTCAACTACGCCAGCGCCAGCCAGCGCTACCTGCAGGGCGTCGGCGGCGATCAGGCCGCTGTCGACAAGGTGGCCCAGGGCCTGGCGCGCATCACTGAACATGCCAACCACGCCTCGGCAGTGATCAAGCGCCTGCGCGCCTTCCTGCGCAAGGGCCAGCGGCGCATGCAGGCGCTCAATCTGGCCGAGGTGGCGCGCGAGGCCGTGCGTCTGTGCAACTGGGAGGCGGGCGCGGCACAGGTAGCGGTCAGCGACGCCTTGCCGGACAATCTGCCGCCGGTATTCGCCGACCGAGTGTTGCTCGAACAGGTGCTGCTGAACTTGTTGCGCAACGCCATCGAGGCCAACCGCGATCAGCATCCGGGCAGCGCATCGCAGATTCGTCTGGAGGCCGGCGAGCGCGACGGCAGCCTGATGATCCGGGTGATCGACCAGGGGGCGGGCGTCAGCGAGGAGCAACTGGGCAAACTGTTCACGCCCTTTTACACCAGCAAGGCTGATGGCCTGGGGCTTGGCCTGTCCATGAGCCGCAGCATCGTCGAAGGTTTTGGTGGGTCGCTGGAGGCATTGCCGGCCGAGGGCGGCGGGTTGTGCCTGGAGTGTCGTTTGCCGTTGGGCAGAGAGGATTAG
- a CDS encoding oxidoreductase produces MYLTPQHILLAGATGLTGEHLLDRLLSEPTVARVLAPTRRPLAAHPHLENPVGDLQALLPQLSGQVDTAFCCLGSTIKQAGSQEAFRAVDHDLVLAFARRARELGARHLVVISALGADPGSKVFYNRIKGETEEALKAMDWPQLTIARPSLLLGARHEFRLGERLAAPLLRWLPGKYRGIDACALARALWRLALEEGDGVRVIESSDLRRLGR; encoded by the coding sequence ATGTACCTGACCCCACAGCACATCCTTCTCGCTGGCGCCACCGGGCTTACCGGTGAACACCTGCTCGACCGCCTGCTCAGCGAGCCGACGGTTGCCCGCGTGCTGGCGCCTACCCGCCGCCCCCTGGCCGCCCACCCGCATCTGGAAAACCCGGTGGGCGACCTGCAAGCGCTGCTGCCGCAGTTGTCCGGCCAGGTCGATACCGCTTTCTGCTGCCTGGGCAGCACCATCAAGCAGGCCGGCTCGCAGGAAGCCTTCCGTGCCGTCGATCATGACCTGGTACTGGCCTTCGCTCGTCGCGCTCGCGAGCTGGGCGCACGGCATCTGGTGGTGATCAGCGCCCTCGGTGCCGACCCCGGCTCAAAGGTGTTCTACAACCGCATCAAAGGCGAGACCGAAGAGGCGCTGAAAGCCATGGACTGGCCGCAACTGACCATCGCCCGCCCGTCGCTGCTGCTCGGCGCGCGCCATGAGTTTCGTCTCGGTGAGCGCCTCGCCGCCCCGTTGCTGCGCTGGCTCCCGGGCAAGTACCGCGGCATCGACGCCTGCGCCCTGGCCCGCGCCCTGTGGCGCCTGGCCCTGGAAGAGGGAGACGGCGTGCGCGTGATAGAGTCTTCCGACCTGCGCCGGCTGGGGCGCTGA
- a CDS encoding LrgB family protein encodes MSPDWQNAWQALTHHPLFGIGITLGAYQLAMAAYERTRWVFLQPVLVSMLTVIGILLLCGLSFAEYRSSVAALTLLLGPATVALAVPLYLNLRRIRQLFWPIILTLLVAGTFATVLGAGLAWLFGAERLMLMSMAPKSVTSPIAMLVADQIGGIAALAAVFVMITGVIGAIVGPSILRLCRVHHPAAQGMALGITAHAVGTARALQESDECGAFAALAMSLMGVITAVLLPLAIVLLL; translated from the coding sequence ATGAGTCCCGATTGGCAGAACGCCTGGCAGGCGCTGACCCATCACCCGCTGTTTGGCATCGGCATCACCCTGGGCGCCTATCAGTTGGCCATGGCCGCCTACGAGCGCACCCGCTGGGTGTTCCTGCAGCCGGTGTTGGTGTCGATGCTCACGGTTATTGGCATCCTGCTGCTGTGCGGTCTGAGTTTTGCCGAATACCGGAGCAGCGTTGCAGCGCTGACCCTGCTGCTCGGCCCGGCCACCGTGGCCCTGGCGGTGCCGCTGTATCTCAACCTGCGGCGGATTCGTCAGCTGTTCTGGCCGATCATCCTGACCTTGCTGGTTGCTGGTACCTTCGCCACCGTTCTTGGGGCGGGGCTGGCCTGGTTGTTCGGTGCCGAGCGGCTGATGCTGATGAGCATGGCGCCCAAGTCGGTGACTTCGCCGATCGCCATGCTGGTGGCTGATCAGATCGGCGGTATCGCGGCGCTGGCGGCGGTGTTCGTGATGATCACCGGGGTTATCGGCGCTATCGTCGGGCCGTCCATTCTGCGTCTGTGCAGGGTTCATCATCCGGCAGCGCAGGGCATGGCGCTGGGCATCACCGCGCATGCCGTGGGTACGGCGCGAGCGCTGCAGGAGAGCGATGAGTGCGGTGCCTTCGCGGCATTGGCGATGAGTCTGATGGGGGTGATTACCGCCGTGCTGTTGCCTCTGGCGATTGTCCTGTTGCTGTGA
- a CDS encoding acyl-CoA synthetase, which produces MSIYEQGLGRAAVNHVALSPLSFIERTAAVYPHYPAVVHGSIRRNWAETYARCRRLASALAGRGIGQGDTVAVMLPNIPAMLEAHFGVPMIGAVLNALNVRLDAEAIAFMLQHGEAKVVIADREFHDVIHAAIGMLDHPPLVIDVDDPEYGEGQAVSDLDYEAFLAEGDPEFAWQWPTDEWQAISLNYTSGTTGNPKGVVYHHRGAFLNAMGNQMTWAMGNHPVYLWTLPMFHCNGWCYPWTITALAGVHVFLRRVDPAKILTLIRDEQVTHLCGAPIVLNALVNMPAEAKAAIDHPVKAMVAGAAPPAKVIGAVEEMGIHVTHVYGLTEVYGPVTLCAWHDEWDELPLEERATIKARQGVRYPTLEGVMVADPKTLQPVPRDGQTIGEIFMRGNTVMKGYLKNPSATAEAFEGGWFHTGDLGVCHADGYVEIRDRLKDIIISGGENISTIEVEGVLYRHPAVLEAAVVARPDEKWGETPCAFITLKTGQQASDSEIMAFCREHLAGFKVPKTVVFAQLPKTSTGKIQKFVLRDMAKAL; this is translated from the coding sequence ATGTCGATCTACGAGCAGGGCCTCGGCCGCGCCGCCGTCAACCATGTCGCCCTCAGCCCCCTGAGCTTCATCGAGCGTACCGCGGCGGTATACCCGCACTACCCGGCCGTGGTGCATGGCTCGATCCGCCGCAACTGGGCCGAGACCTACGCGCGCTGCCGCCGTCTGGCCTCGGCGCTGGCCGGCCGCGGCATCGGCCAGGGCGACACGGTGGCGGTGATGCTGCCGAACATCCCGGCCATGCTCGAGGCGCATTTCGGCGTGCCGATGATCGGTGCGGTGCTCAACGCCCTCAACGTGCGCCTGGATGCCGAGGCCATCGCCTTCATGCTGCAGCATGGCGAGGCCAAGGTGGTGATCGCCGACCGCGAGTTCCATGACGTGATCCACGCCGCTATCGGCATGCTCGACCACCCGCCACTGGTGATCGACGTCGACGACCCCGAGTACGGCGAAGGCCAGGCAGTCAGCGATCTGGACTACGAGGCCTTCCTTGCCGAAGGCGACCCCGAGTTCGCCTGGCAGTGGCCCACCGACGAGTGGCAGGCCATCAGCCTCAACTACACCTCCGGCACCACCGGCAACCCCAAGGGCGTGGTCTATCACCACCGCGGCGCCTTCCTCAACGCCATGGGCAACCAGATGACCTGGGCCATGGGCAACCACCCGGTCTACCTGTGGACCCTGCCGATGTTCCACTGCAACGGCTGGTGCTACCCCTGGACCATCACCGCCCTGGCTGGTGTGCACGTGTTCCTGCGCCGCGTCGACCCGGCGAAGATCCTCACCCTGATCCGCGACGAGCAGGTCACCCACCTGTGCGGCGCACCCATCGTGCTCAACGCGCTGGTGAACATGCCGGCCGAGGCCAAGGCGGCCATCGATCACCCGGTCAAGGCCATGGTCGCTGGCGCGGCGCCACCGGCCAAGGTGATCGGCGCGGTGGAGGAAATGGGCATCCATGTCACCCATGTGTACGGCCTTACCGAGGTCTATGGCCCGGTGACGCTGTGCGCCTGGCACGACGAATGGGACGAACTGCCGCTGGAAGAGCGCGCCACCATCAAGGCGCGCCAGGGCGTGCGCTACCCGACCCTGGAAGGGGTGATGGTCGCCGACCCGAAAACCCTGCAGCCGGTGCCGCGCGACGGCCAGACCATCGGCGAGATCTTCATGCGCGGCAACACCGTGATGAAGGGCTACCTGAAGAACCCCAGCGCCACCGCCGAGGCCTTCGAGGGCGGCTGGTTCCACACCGGCGACCTGGGCGTGTGCCACGCCGACGGCTACGTGGAAATCCGCGACCGGCTCAAGGACATCATCATCTCCGGCGGCGAGAACATCTCCACCATCGAGGTCGAGGGCGTGCTCTATCGCCACCCGGCGGTACTGGAGGCGGCGGTGGTCGCCCGCCCGGACGAAAAATGGGGCGAGACGCCCTGCGCCTTCATCACCCTGAAGACCGGCCAGCAGGCCAGCGACAGCGAGATCATGGCCTTCTGCCGCGAACACCTGGCCGGCTTCAAGGTGCCCAAGACCGTGGTCTTCGCCCAGTTGCCCAAGACCAGCACCGGCAAGATCCAGAAGTTCGTCCTGCGCGATATGGCCAAGGCGCTGTAG